In Cinclus cinclus chromosome 1, bCinCin1.1, whole genome shotgun sequence, the sequence TTGTCACCCTTATACCTTGTTTCCTCCGTGTATAAATGGCTACACTGATTGATtattgcttgctttcttttctccatcTAAGAACTGAGTTATATAATATCCCATTTTACTTCTACAACTATTAACGCAGCAGTTTCTGAAATGCAGCCTAGAGAATAGATACACTTGCAAAATCTCTTGTCCAGTGAGTGGCTGTCTCTGGTGTGCTTTTTCCTGGGGACAGAGAATTGACCCCTCCACCCAATGTCCTTCTGAATAAGTTGCTGTGTAACTTATTTTGCTTGACACCTACAGCTCTGTTCTGATGATTCTGTATCCCTTTCCAGAATAACATGGATTGTTATAACAAAATGCAGGAATACCTGGGAATGGAATGGGAATTGTTGCTGTCTTGTGCCATTGACCTCGTGTGCTTGTCAGTCAAAAAGCATAGCTGTGTTTTGGTGGTTCCTTTCAGCAGTGAGCATCAGTGTCTTGAAAGCTTTTggaaaccacacaaaaaaatttggaaattgCAATGTAATTTCAGTAGAAAGTCATTACACACCCTGAAGATTTTTCCTACTGAGTGTCAAACTTTATTTTGCATCTTCTCTTTTAGTCCTTCTGGAAAGCTTGTTCAGATTGAATATGCTTTGGCTGCAGTAGCTGCAGGAGCTCCATCAGTTGGAATTAAAGGTATGTCCTGAAAATACTTTActgatggatttgggattttgacTATTTTTTGAGAGAACTAAACCAATCTGGATCATGTACTGGGTCCTTTGTAGTGGATCcttctttatctttctttctaCTATATATTTTGTTACTCTTTCAGTGGAATTTTGCGTGTTTTAATAGATTTAATATTTCCTGGAGTTCTTTTTTTGGCTGATTTTGGAGACAGTCTGCTGGTAGAGGTAGATAGTtagctttggggttttttgagtgtTCCTGTCCTTATACATAGAAatgacacacacaaaaaaaagttacttaGATTGTTCAATTATTAACATAATACAAAATCTTTAGAGTGAGACTATGTGAGCTGTAtagttatttaaaaaagaaacaatgtgTTGGGTATATTCATCAAAGTATCTCTCTTTAACCTAATTGTAAGCTTGAACAGCTTGTAAAAGGAGAGGATGACATTTACAGTTTAATAAGCTTATTCCGTGTTTTGACTGCtaattttagtttaatttttaaagactttttttgttcttttccagctgcaaaTGGAGTGGTGTTGGCAACTGAGAAGAAGCAGAAATCCATTCTGTATGATGAAAGGAGTGTCCACAAAGTAGAACCAATTACCAAACATATAGGTTTAGTGTACAGTGGTATGGGTCCAGATTACAGGTATTAAAGCATTTTGTTTGATCACCATTTAGATGCATATTCATACAAGAAGTTTACGTAACAGGTAGCAATCAGCTGTTTCTTTCTAAGTGTATGGCACAGTACTATATTGCACTGTAAATGACATTCGCTTGAAgtttttcttaatatatttattaactTGTCAAATAACCTTGTATCCAAAGAATGAAAGCAGTATAATTACTTTTACTTTAAATGTTTCAGGAATTACTTGGCTGATAAAGATAGCTCAGCACGATCTTGTGTTCTTACATTGATGTTAGGCCAGATGCACAACTCCTGAATAGATATTGTTCTGAGTTTTCAGTTCTAGTTGGAATTTTTTTGACATagtattttgtctttgttttcagaGTACTTGTGCACAGAGCTCGAAAGCTGGCCCAGCAGTATTACTTGGTTTATCATGAGCCCATTCCAACAGCTCAGCTAGTACAGAGAATTGCTTCTGTGATGCAGGAATACACGCAGTCTGGGTACGTGCTGGAATTGCAGAGTTTGCTTTGACGTTGCTTAGAAAGATTGTGTTGTTTAAATGTAATGAGTAACAGCTACCTAGTGACTGGAGTATTTGTGGAAAAGGCAGTTTTTCAGTGGAGAATGTGCACAGAAAGTGTGCCAGTGGAAGGAGCACTGACTGGCAGTGGGTGAGCATGGGTCTCCACATCTTGCACACAAACATGTCAGCCAAGGCAGGacacttttggttttgttccgTTGATGAACACAACCAAAATAATTAGTCACCTTTAACCTTCACTGGATAatttattatcttttatttcCCTGTAGTGGTGTTCGTCCCTTTGGTGTATCACTGCTAATATGTGGCTGGAATGAAGGGCGGCCGTATTTGTTTCAGTCAGATCCATCTGTAAGTATCTTACACTTGTAAGTTCTGCTGCTCTGATAAAACATGTGAAACTTTGCATGTGCTCATGAAATACTTTCTGTGATGAGAATAAGAATACAGAGCTAGAATGAAAGATAACTTCAGAAGTCGAAATGGGTCATTTCTGTAGGCTTTTGGAGCAAGCCTTCATCATTCTGTGCTGACGTATTCCTGTACTGCTTGAGGGATGGCAGCTGTTTCTGAGGGAAATAATCCCTTTTAATATCTTCCCACCTAGTTGATAGTGCCAGCAAACACTCGTGTTCTGCAACAGCTGCTAGGAAGAAAGGAATTGACTGTTTATGTTGCTCCAGACTGGATGGAATTTAAGCCAAAACCTGTTGTATTGTGAAATGTAATGCACATGCTTAGGTATTTAATGACAGTGGTTAATTTAAATTAGTTTATTTGTTGGGTTTGCAATGCACTTCAGAAAAACTACTCTTTGATGCACGTGAGAGGTGCAgtgcttcagaagaaaaaatgagatCATTGTAGTGATCTTTGCAACTTCCAGTGGTTTGAATTACCTGATGGTCCAGTGCAATAAGCAAAATGCAGATGCCTTGTTTAAGGCAGTTTGATTGAGGCTGATGATCTTCATGCCAGAGGAGGGAATAGAAGTGGCGACTAAATATCTTGGTAGAAGTGAACATAAATCAGATGACTAATTTGCAACAAGTCACTTACATTGCTTtatcttcaaaaagaaaaatgtgtgggGTAAGCCTCAGTAAGGATTTGAGTTTCTCAAGGGCAAACATACTATTTCTGTTTAAGGAATCCCAAATCAAAACCATGCTGACTTACTAAATGCATCTTTCAAAGTAGCAGGAGGATGGAATTAGGTGAGGCCCAATACACATTTAGTAGAGTTTCACAGCATATGTTCTTATATAAAATTTGTCtcaatttgatttaaaattgTCTCTTGTGGTCTCAGAACACTTGGTATTTTCATAATTGCTTCTGTACTTTTTTACCAAGTAATTGAATACACAGTGTTCCACTAATTTACAGAAAGCAATTCAGTCAATAGATTGTTGCTTTTACAGGGAGCTTATTTTGCCTGGAAAGCGacagcaatgggaaaaaattatgtCAATGGGAAAACATTTCTTGAGAAAAGGTAACGTACTTGATACTTCTCTGAACGGATACTGTGTTTTGTTCAGGTTCCATATAAAATAGCCAGATGTTAAAAAATGCTCACTTTCTAAATTGTATGAATGaggttttaaaatacttaaggTGTGATGCTTCCAGTGTACTTGTTTATGCATGCACAGgaaatttgatttatttaaattctgaCTTTTGTGTTTATGTAGAATTACTTGAGTGCAATAAACATTATATTCAGCATATTTGCAGCAATGTTATATACAGTGTCAGTAGGAAAAGTatggatatttttttaacaaataatttttagtgTTAATGCCACTATGTTTACAAATAATATTTGtatgagaaacagaaagattttaatagttttggggattttagaGGCTTCAGGGTTATTAAAATTTGTACAGGTTTTTGTCCTGTgctgaaataaatgaatgtCTGTTTACAGATACAATGAAGATTTGGAGCTTGAAGATGCCATTCATACAGCTATCTTAACACTAAAGGTTAGTAAAGTATTTAAGAAAGAAGTTTCTTATGTCTTCACTGATATGATTCACTAAACTGCAGTTTTTTTCATAGGAGAGCTTTGAAGGACAAATGACAGAAGACAACATTGAAGTTGGCATTTGTAATGAAGCTGGTTTTAGGAGGCTCACTCCAACTGAGGTTAAGGACTACTTGGCTGCAATAGCCTAGTAGAAACCGAGCTAGACTGTGTGGTTCACACAAAGGTCTTTTTAATTTTGGCtacttaaatgtttttctttgcagttttcgCATACTTATTTCTACATGGTTTGTCTGAGAAATTTTTTAATCATCATGGGTGCAAATACAACGGTCCTTGATATTGTAATACATGGAATCTTGTTAAAGATAATTCTTTCCCTTGATACACAAAATACTGTACAAAATGTAAAGTTATTGAGACAGCTTCAAAAAGGCTAAAGAATAAAATCAAAGGCCATTGTTTTGGGGGATGGTGTCTGTGTGTCTTTTCAATCCTAGCTTGTTTATCTGCATAAAGCTTAGGTTTCAGTATCCTTATTGTTGAGGAAACAGTTTTTCACAAACAGCGAACTTATGTTCagccttcttttaaaaaatttaaatgttgaATGACAGGATAATTTTTTCACTTTGGAATATTGTTTAAATGTTAATTAACCTCCAGAAATACTTTATAGGGTGCAAAAGATCATGTACTTTCACAAAGGGGCAGGAAAGTCTTCCATTTCAGGTGTGTACTGTGATCTGATTGAGCCTCTCTGCTTTTGACCATCCTGGCCTTTGTGTCACAAGAACTTGTTTTACTTGAGTTATTTTCTTGGCCCTAGAAATTGCACCTTTTCAATCTTGAAATATTGCTAGGAAATGTAGAAGTAGTAACTCTTACTGAAAACTAAATGCATTTATCACCATCAGTAAAAATCAATGGGATTTACAAAACAGAATGAGAGTATGTAATGTAATTACTTTATCCCTTGAATTGTGCTAGAGTATTTTCCAACTTGCAAGATAATTCTATAGATGTAATGGAAGGAGCATTTAATTTGTGCACCATAACTTTTAAAGATATCATTGTGTGGATGTATCAATACATTTGTTACATGTGTAGAGTTGTTCAAGTCATGAAAACCTACATTTACTACAAAAGAAACAGGATAAGTATACATTTACCATTTAAGTTActgttttcagattttatatttttagaagCAATCTGATTGTTAAAATGTTGATAATGAACTGGGAGTGGTAGCTCTGTCAGTCTGCTTGTACATAAGGGTAAGGATGTAGGGGAGGAGGCTGGCAGGTCCCACTTCAGACAGCCGTAACtaatgaagaaaatacagaatatgaGCAGGAAGTAGTGTATAAGCTGATTGACCTGTCTGTCTTCTGATGGTTTATGTTATCATCAGGTGAAGAAGAATTTCTGAAGCATGCCataaatgaagttttatttcCTAATGCCAGAAATAAAAGATCCGTCCAAATGTTTCATTAGAGTTCTGCCAGATCActttttgaatattttactCTGAAAACCAGGCCGTACTCTGATTTCTTAttctagagaaaataaaacaactcaGATCTGAAAACTGAAAGGTTTATATTGCTGCATCTTTGATTTAGAATTACTTATGCACACTTAGTTTTTTAATGCTGTATAAATATTCAAGAGTTTTCTACATGCAAAAATGTGTGTAGGTACTTCAGAAATTGATTGCAGTCATTTAGTTGTCTCTGCTAATAGAAACAGTTGATGAGCTTAGAACACCCTATGAAGGGTAGTTAAAACCAAAGCACGTTTCACACCGTGGTAAACTGCTCCTTGTTTTGTGTTAAAGGATGTGAGTAGGTTTCTGTAGTCTACTGCCAGTGGTTTTCACTTCGATGAGCCAAGCTGGTGACTGTTGTTACACTGCTGAGAACTGAGTCCCAAAGCTCCCTGATAATACTTAAACCCTGCAGTGTATCACGGTTCATGGCACTTGGTGTAATTTGGAAACAATATTCATGATATTTTGAACTTGGgctttatttaatatataaGATAATTTTCTTGGTGGTAATCAGACCTTGATATTATGCTGCTTTGATGGGGAAGGTAGTGTGATTTTAAATATGGGGttctttttttaacagtgtATCTAGAATAGTAGCTAAATTTTACCTACTATTTAAGGGAAATCTTTAAACTGCAGAGAACTaagtaatgtatttttaatttaaaatctttaaGGAGTTAAGTATTTTTAACTTGAAGATGTATTTCTTAAATCACTTCAGGAGTGAGTGATACTAGAGCAGTGGATTACCAAGTTATACGTTGTGGTCATTTTCAAGATCCACCCTTTAGTTACATGAGGttagatttatatatatatatgtatatacatatagtAGAAACTGCATGAAGGGGTCAAAGTGCAATAAGACAGACGCTTCCCTTGTGAGAAATGACAAATTACAGGCTTGATTACTTCACCCCACTATGAATTATAACTGTGTCGTTTAACTTGTTTCTACTAATGCAGTcatctgaaagaagaaaaagaggcaCTGGTCACTTGAAGCATGTAATATTGATTTGCTTATACTGGAAGAGGATCTCATCCAAGGTTCTCAGGATAGTGTGACACCTGTGAGAATTGAGCTTTATTTAATGAGTGGGGTCAGGATCTGAGAACAATAACTTCATTTAATGAAGTTATTACTTTTAGACACAGAATCATCAGGTTgacatctggtccaacctccctgctcaggcaggatCATCTtagagcagagggcacaggatTGTGGCTAGATGGTTCTTGAACAGCTCCAGTGGGGgagactccaccacctctccaggCAGCCTGTTGTAGTGTGCTGTCACATACAGGAGAGGACATATAAGTGCAGTAAGCCCCTTAAAACTTGCTTTGGCTTACTATTGCTTTCCAGATCCTGTGAAATCATTCAGACAAGTAGAGATCATCTCTCCCTGCAAGAAGCAGCAATCAGAAGCCACGTCTCTCCCATGCTGTAAGGGAGTactgctgcagggagaagagTGGGACCATGGCTGCTGCATGGAGGCAGGCTGCAACTTGGGGCAAATACACTGTGACTTGCTCACACGATCACAGAAGGGTTTAGTACAGCCCATTTTTCTTGTCCAGACGTAACAGACCCAGCATGCACAGATCCAACATGCAGGGAGCTGTTGCTTATCCAATGAAGTTCAAAGTTCAAGGCTAACTTGTCTCTGGTGCGTCCCCAGTACTCTGCTATTGCAGTCTCACACTGAATGCTCCCTGCTGTTTTGGGCACCACACTGTAAGAAAGAAAGCAGCTATAGAGTATCCAAAAGACGGTAACAACGACGGTGAGGGGCCTTAAGGGGAAGCCATATGAGGTgaggctgaggtcacttggtctgttcagcctaGAGACTGAGGGGAGATCTCACTGAAGTTACagcttccttgtgaggggaagaggaaacGATCTCTGTGCTGGCCAGCGGACAGGGTCGAGGGCTCTGTCAGGGGAGGTGTTTAGGTTGGTATTTGAAAGAAGTTCGTCAcacagagggtggttgggcactggaacagactgctcAGCACCAAGTCTGACACGGTTTAAGTGTTTTTTAGGCAATACTCTCAGGCACACGGTGTGgggctgtcctgggcagggccaggagttggacgCAACTATCCTTGTGAGCTCCTTCCAACTCGGACTATCCTGAGATTTTGTCTGACCTCATGCAATGCATTTCGCCCTTGCAGGGTTTCTGCGATAAGCCGCGGGCACGCCGGGGAGCGGAGCCAGGTCGGGCGGGCTGGGGccggcggagcggagcggagcgagGCGGGTGGTGCGGCTGTCCCCGCCCGGCAGGCCCGGGGGAGGTGCCGGGCTGGGCCGAGCCGCGACACGCCACGCCAGCCCGGGGCGAGGGCTGTACCGCCGGGCTGTGAGTGCGGGCTGCGGGGGCTGGCGAAAGGGGGAGGGAGCGGGGTTGGGAGCCCCCGGAGAGGCGACGCGGGCCCGAGCACATCGCGTCCCGGCAGTGACTGGGGGACGAGGAGATCGGGAGGGACAAGCGCCGGCGTCCCGCACCCGTCCTCTCTGCCGGGGCCGGCGTGTGGGCCGGGGgcgaggccgggggcgggcggggggccGAGCCGGGCTGGGGCGAGCGCTGAGGGCGCCGTGCCCTCAGCCGAGATGGCGGCGCGGCCTCCCCGGCGCGGTGCACACGTGATGGCGGAGCGGCGGGAGGAGagggctgggccgggccgggccgggccgcgggcGGGAGGGGCGGCCGGCGCCGCCGGTCCCCGCCCAGGGCACATCGGGCCCTAGGGCGAGGGCAAGGGACTCTGTGTGACTTTGCGTTTGGTAGTGGCTTTGTTGTTACTGCAACCGTTGATTTACACTCTGTCTTGAAGCGCGTGTGTGTGTAGGAGTTGTagctgctgtggggagaggTGCCCAATTACTAGTCGTGCGGTTTTCCTCATTGCATTACATGCAAGGATAAGCTTATGGCAGTGGCAAAGACTTCGAGGGGGAAAGGCTGATTTTTTTGGTCTCCTGGGACAGTGAAGAGAGTTAGTAAGTACTGTCGGAAGGCATCAGGATTCTTGGCCGTGAAAAAGCAGGAGCGGATGATGCTGATGCTGGATGTAGACCAGGCCAGTAGCAGTTAGTGCTGGTGATGTGTCCACTtggacacagggctggggagggtccCACTGTTGGAAGGCAGGCCACTGAGTTGCAGTGGCAGAGCCTGTTGTAGGACCAGGCCATGTCCTTTTGCTCTTTTCCAGTTTGAATTTCATTTATCTTGTCCTTTAATATCAGTTTACTTCAACATGCTTGTTAGGTAAGAATTATAGGAAGAATTACAGTGTTTATACTTGCAGACAGGAGTCAAAATTGATTAACTTCACTATTCATATTGGTTACTGTCTTAAATATGCTATTGTTTAGTCTAGTAGGAATCCTACATTTTCAAAGATAGCACATATTCAGTGAAGGAATTCCTATCATACTTTCCTCAAGGAAGGCCTACTAAAGTaatacagatgtgaaagaacaGATTTATCAGATGCAACCCAATAAATCTCTTAGTagaattagaaaacacagcGATTTTAGCATAGAGATTCTCTTGACACTAGAATTATGAATCATAGTCTGTCATTAGGCTGTGTAATAGAAACAtacaatggtttgggttgggagggacattaaagatcatctagttccaacccccctgctgtgggctgggacACCTTTTACTGTGGTGCCTTTTACTAGACtgggttgctccaagccccatccaacctgactgTGACCTTGACCACttcagggatgaggcatccacaacttctctgggcaacctgtcccaATGGTTCACCACCCTCTGAGGGGTTCGTGCACTGAGTTGAACAGTGCAGGTTGAAAGCTGGCTATGTGTAGCATGGTGGgtaactttttaattttagtgCTAAGTGTGATGAGAGGGAGAAGCAAGATTTGTTTATGGCATTAACATAAGAATGCTTATGGCATTCTAATTTTGGTCTAGATGGCAGGTTTTGCAAATGAGCTGTGAGAGTTAATATCATTCTAAGTGACTGGCTGAGTAAAGGTCTCTTACATGGCAGGTGGAGGGAAATTTCAAGCTTGCAAGCTCTGTTTGTAGACTTAAGTGCAGCCTAGCTGAGAACTTGAGTCTTTTGAGGCTGTAGGTTGGATCTCTAAAGGTGAAGGAAAGGAATTGAACTCATCACCAAGACTTTGTGTTGAGGTTCCAGTTGCTTGTGCTTTACAGTAGCTGTTGCACTTAAGTCTACTGCAAGGCTGGAGTGTATGCTGTTAGAAAGAACTCTTGtgactttttttattcttggccATACAATCACAATCTCTCCTTTGTTCTCGCTTGGCAGGAATAATGTTTCCAACATGTCTGTGCAGTCACTGCTTTGTGAAAGAATTGCTGTTGCCAAAGACTTGATTAAGAGAGCAGAAGCCCTTTCCAAGTCCCAGAAAAGAAGAATTGAAGGAGGGGCAAAGCTATGTGGCAAGCTGAAGGCTGAGCTAAATTTCTTACACAAGGTAGAGGCAGGGAAAGTGGCCATAAAAGAATCCCATCTGCAGAGTTCAAACCTTACCCACCTCCAAGCCATTATTCAGTCAGCAGAGAACCTGGAGGATGTTGTCAGTGTCCTCCATGTCTTTGCTTACGAGGACAGGTTTGGAGACAAACAGACGCTGGTGGTGGATGTCGTCGCAAACGGAGGTCACACATGGGTGAAGGCCATTGGTCGTAAAGCTGAGGCCCTGCATAACATCTGGCTGGGAAGAGGCCAGTATGGTGACAAAAGTGTCATTGAGCAGGCAGAGGACTTCCTGCAAGCAAGCCGTCAGCAGCCAGTGGAGTACAGCAATCCCCATATCATCTTTGCATTCTACAACAGCGTGTCCAGTCCTATGGCAGAGAAGCTCAAGGAGATGGGAATATCTGTGAGAGGAGACGTTGTTGCTGTGAACTCACTGGTAGAACCATCTGCAGAAAATGAGCATCTTAACTCCAGTGAATCAGATGAAGAAGGCCCTGAACTCCTGCAGGTGTCGAGAGTAGACCGGGAGAATTTAGTGGCCAGCATTGCTTTCCCTACCCAGGTCAAAGTAAACGTCTGCAATAGAGTTAATTTGGACATCACTACCTTAATAACCTATGTCTCTGCGCTGAGCTATGGTGGCTGCTACTTtgtcttcaaagaaaaagtGCTGACAGAGCAAGCAGCGCaagaaagaagggagagagTCCTTCCTCAGCTGAAGGAGTTCATGGAGGGAAAAGAGCTTTTTGCCTGTGAATCTGCTGTCAGAGATTTTCAGTCCATCTTGGAAACTCTGGGAGGACCTGGGGAGAAAGAGAGAGCTGCATTGCTTGTTGGAAGAATTAATGTTGTGCCAGATCAGCCCTCTGACCGTGCCTTAGGACTAGTGGCTAGTTCAAAAATCAACAGCCGCTCTCTAGCCATTTTTGGGACAGGAGACACTTTAAAAGCCATCACCATGACTGCAAATAGTGGGTTTGTGAGGGCAGCAGCAAACCAAGGTGTCAGGTTCAGTGTTTTTGTCCATCAGCCACGAGCATTGACAGAAAGCAAAGAATCTTTTGCCACACCTCTACCAAAGCGGTACCCATCTGATAATGAAGTGTAAGTCATTAAATGAGTTAGTAATGCAAATGCTGCAGGTACTGCATTGGAGGCATTTGGAGAAACAAAAGAACCATAGCAGTGCAGTTGTGGGTGTGTATCCATGACAGCAGCTAGCACTGGAAGAGCTCCTCAAGGGATTTGTAATACCTTTACTCCTTCCTTGAGGTTATTTTTTGTCCAGCTGACCATTAATTTATTCACTAAAGTAATAAGAATTCAATGAAAAGTTTTAGCTGGCTTACAATGTATTGATTGTATTCATCTCCATTAAAAAGTTCAGTTAAAGCACAGTTATTGAGGGgctcttgttatttttttcctcttcagagaAGTAAAATTCATCATCTTCAAGTTCAAGATGAACTTGGATCTTCACTTCCATGGAACTTAAATCTTTCTTTCCCCTATTTGATTCAACCTCATTTTTGGTTGATTCACAGGGACCTTGTACGGAGACCTGTGCCTTTTTGGGAGTGTGAGGTTCTGTGAAGATGTGACTAGTAGCCATTAATAGAAACCAACTTAAGATTTCCTTGTCTTACTGACAGGAACCTCTATATGTACACCATGGTTACTCTGAATTAGGCAGCAGCTTTAAAATTCCTGGAGAAATCAGCTGAAATTGGAGTTTATTTGCATTAATACGTTGTGACTCTTGGGCTAAACTGGACAGCCAGTGGTAGCAGACCAAGGAGGCACATCCACTTCacttttctctttgcctttgaCCAAATACAAAGTCTTTCTGGTTGTAAAGCCCAACTCAAAGCCTCAGATAACAGAATCCTAAACAGAGCCAGCACCCAGGTAGTTTTTGA encodes:
- the PSMA2 gene encoding proteasome subunit alpha type-2, with protein sequence MAERGYSFSLTTFSPSGKLVQIEYALAAVAAGAPSVGIKAANGVVLATEKKQKSILYDERSVHKVEPITKHIGLVYSGMGPDYRVLVHRARKLAQQYYLVYHEPIPTAQLVQRIASVMQEYTQSGGVRPFGVSLLICGWNEGRPYLFQSDPSGAYFAWKATAMGKNYVNGKTFLEKRYNEDLELEDAIHTAILTLKESFEGQMTEDNIEVGICNEAGFRRLTPTEVKDYLAAIA
- the C1H7orf25 gene encoding UPF0415 protein C7orf25 homolog; translated protein: MSVQSLLCERIAVAKDLIKRAEALSKSQKRRIEGGAKLCGKLKAELNFLHKVEAGKVAIKESHLQSSNLTHLQAIIQSAENLEDVVSVLHVFAYEDRFGDKQTLVVDVVANGGHTWVKAIGRKAEALHNIWLGRGQYGDKSVIEQAEDFLQASRQQPVEYSNPHIIFAFYNSVSSPMAEKLKEMGISVRGDVVAVNSLVEPSAENEHLNSSESDEEGPELLQVSRVDRENLVASIAFPTQVKVNVCNRVNLDITTLITYVSALSYGGCYFVFKEKVLTEQAAQERRERVLPQLKEFMEGKELFACESAVRDFQSILETLGGPGEKERAALLVGRINVVPDQPSDRALGLVASSKINSRSLAIFGTGDTLKAITMTANSGFVRAAANQGVRFSVFVHQPRALTESKESFATPLPKRYPSDNEV